In one Aggregicoccus sp. 17bor-14 genomic region, the following are encoded:
- a CDS encoding WecB/TagA/CpsF family glycosyltransferase encodes MSAPAPVLRSPPPAAPAAPRLRLGRLTIDPVTFPEALARIEALVAARQGGSVFTPNVDHVVNVDADAHFAEAYAQVSLSLVDGTPLLWASRALGAPLPEKISGSDLVWPLMQRAAERGWRVYLLGAGPGVAQEAAERFERELGLKVVGVDSPRIAARPGAVDESAEALARLRAAAPDLVLVAFGSPKQELWIHAHAAQLAPAVAVAVGASLDFVAGRVKRAPAWMSRAGLEWLYRLGQEPRRLWRRYLVNDPKFVGILLRTLRESRRAR; translated from the coding sequence ATGAGCGCTCCCGCCCCGGTCCTCCGCTCCCCTCCCCCTGCCGCTCCCGCGGCGCCGCGCCTGCGCCTCGGGCGGCTCACGATCGATCCCGTCACCTTCCCCGAGGCGCTCGCGCGCATCGAGGCGCTGGTGGCCGCACGCCAGGGGGGCAGTGTCTTCACCCCCAACGTGGACCACGTGGTGAACGTGGACGCGGACGCGCACTTCGCCGAGGCCTACGCGCAGGTGAGCCTCTCGCTGGTGGACGGCACGCCGCTGCTCTGGGCCTCGCGCGCGCTGGGCGCGCCCCTGCCGGAGAAGATCTCGGGCTCGGACCTGGTGTGGCCGCTCATGCAGCGCGCCGCCGAGCGCGGCTGGCGCGTGTACCTGCTAGGCGCGGGGCCCGGCGTGGCCCAGGAGGCCGCCGAGCGCTTCGAGCGGGAGCTGGGACTGAAGGTCGTGGGCGTGGACTCGCCGCGCATTGCCGCCCGTCCCGGCGCCGTCGACGAGAGCGCCGAGGCGCTCGCGCGCCTGCGCGCCGCCGCGCCGGACCTGGTGCTCGTGGCCTTCGGCTCGCCGAAGCAGGAGCTGTGGATCCACGCGCACGCGGCCCAGCTCGCGCCGGCCGTGGCGGTGGCCGTGGGCGCCTCGCTGGACTTCGTGGCGGGGCGGGTGAAGCGCGCCCCGGCCTGGATGTCGCGCGCGGGGCTGGAGTGGCTCTACCGGCTCGGGCAGGAGCCGCGCCGCCTGTGGCGCCGCTACCTGGTGAACGACCCCAAATTCGTGGGCATCCTGCTGCGCACGCTGCGCGAGTCGCGGCGCGCCCGCTAG
- the epsC gene encoding serine O-acetyltransferase EpsC: MLRQLYEDAVQVAQCEAGGSPDARQVLRTLALSDGYTVLALQRVRAAARLLPGANRILRLAQTALYGIEIGKDVTLGKGVYFVHTLGIVIGGDARIGDRVRFMGNNTVGTAKDNGYPTLEEDVVVGCGARILGPIRVGARSVIGANAVVLHDVPPDSVVTGIPAKAQPKGARDPYRTARSGT; this comes from the coding sequence GGTGCAGGTGGCGCAGTGCGAGGCCGGGGGCAGCCCGGACGCCCGCCAGGTGCTGCGCACCCTGGCCCTCTCGGACGGGTACACGGTGCTCGCGCTGCAGCGCGTGCGGGCCGCGGCGCGCCTGCTGCCGGGCGCGAACCGCATCCTGCGGCTCGCGCAGACGGCGCTCTACGGCATCGAGATCGGCAAGGACGTGACGCTGGGCAAGGGCGTGTACTTCGTGCACACGCTGGGCATCGTCATCGGCGGGGACGCGCGCATCGGCGACCGCGTGCGCTTCATGGGCAACAACACCGTGGGCACCGCGAAGGACAACGGCTACCCCACGCTCGAGGAGGACGTGGTGGTGGGCTGCGGGGCGCGCATCCTCGGCCCCATCCGCGTGGGGGCCCGCTCGGTCATCGGGGCCAACGCCGTGGTGCTGCACGACGTGCCCCCGGACAGCGTGGTGACGGGCATCCCGGCGAAGGCCCAGCCCAAGGGCGCGCGGGACCCCTACCGCACCGCGCGCTCGGGGACCTGA